The genomic window GGGCATGTGCAGTGTACCGCAAAGATTAGAAGTTCGACACCGCTTTGCGTACATCAAGAGTAACTTATCAGAACGGGTTGATTTACGTCACTAAAACATGAAAGGCTAGCTTCATTTGCATAGTGTCCTGTGGCATAGTCacgcatggcaaaaaaaaaagtccagcGTCTGCTACCTTTTCTATTTTTTAACAAACGCTCATTCGAAAGTCCCCGCTGATATATTACATCACAGCTTGATTAATTCGGGCACTACGCCTGACGCTTTTGCCCTGCGACGCCTGTGAGGCTGCAGATATGGATATGAAACACAAGCACCACTATCTCTCATATGGTGCGCAGGGGTGCTCACGAGGTGCAATTCGCGTGGATACTCACACCCGATTTCAATTCTTCCTCCCACCTGccgataaaacaaaaaaagcagtgatTTCCCACAATTTGCACACATTGAAGCTGTTTAAACTAGATACGAAATCTCGAAAAGAGATAAGTAGTCAGCATGTAACCGCCGCTTCTCTTATGAATGCGACCAGGCCAAGGTCTGCGGGCACGAAGCGAGCCTCCTGCGAGGTGCTCGCCTCTCTTGCGCAGTTTTGCGAGAAGATTCACCCCGATATGGGGAACGCACGTGgtttcctgttttctttcttttttttcttgtttttttttgttgttttattcgCGCGAACGGTCTCTCGCCTTTCGATGGGGCGCAGTTCCGTACTTGACTGGGAACGGGAACATGGCATCCCCGGTTTCGCATCCAGTCCCGTCCTGGCTACACCCGGGTCTCGCCTCGTGACGTCAGCGAGGGCAAATAAGTGGAGAGGATAACGCGGGAATAAATAGAAGATCGCGCGCCTCGGCTCTGTAAAATTCTCGTCGTAATCATCCGTCTGAGCGTTGCGGAAGGGTTCCTGCACGTACAGGTTACCTGCGAGAGATGTGAAACGCAGACGGTGGAAGCGTCAACACTTTACGAGCACGACAAACGTGCTCgtacaaaagagagagagagacgagggTACACGTAACACTGACTTGAAATTCTTTCTAATGCGCAACGCTTGAAGgaacacatatacacacatgaGAATGGAGGAAGACGGCTCTTGAACAGCGCCAGCCTTCGACCATCGCCTTCTCTGCATCTGTTTCCTTTAGCGCTCTATATTAATACGCATCCTTACCAAAGACTAGCCTCGACGCCTTCTCAAATTACAACTCGTCTTTTGCTGACTTTCACTTTGCTACACATACACGAGAAGCCTAGATACTTACTACCATTTCCACTTTTTTAAGCCACTGTCGCAGCAGCTGTAGGGGGGAGTTCAACCCCTGATCCCTCAAAATTGTCAATTTGACGTGCGTATACGTATATACACGCATGCGCACATAAATGGAAGCATGAACAGACAATGTGATAGTGTAACGTCAACCACCCTTTTCTCATCTAGGAAATGATTTCTGTATACGACCCCGTTGAACTTTCTGAATATATTTATATGCAAAGAAATTTTTATGCCGGCCCGAGGAGAGAGCTGTGTATTCATCTTTCTATCACGTAAGACATATcgttgcataaaaataaatgtgggAAATATGATCATTTTTCTTGGCAATGCATTGTTTTGAGCTTACGGCCTCACGCTCAGAATCcgggctttctttttcttttcttcaatgaCTCGTTGTAGCACTAAGTGACGTCGACTTATGTAATATATATTGTTATATTGTAAAAGAACATTTAAGCAGCCAAGTTTCATCACATGTTTATCACAGCACTTCAATGACGCACGTGTAGAGGCGAAGTTACTGGTTAACACTGCCTGCAACGTGAGAACTAAGAAAGCTACGTAAAAAATCTGGATGATATAGCGTTCACAATACCGTGCTATAGCGTCACCGATGACCGCGTGAGCTGGAAAAGACAGAAAAGCGCATTTCATTGTATGTGCTGCGTGGTACGGGTGAGGTTCAAAGAACTAGTGAAAGGATCAAACCAATATGTGAAACGTACCGGCTCACCAAGCTTGCAGCGTtaacaaagaaaatataaaaagagTGCGGTACAACCCATGCACTGGCACCCACCGTCTATTTCTTCTTGAGAGTCTGAAGGGGCTGGACGCTTGGGTCCACGGTGTACTTCAGGGTGGTGGTGGGGCCGTACGAGATGAACCGCTGAGTGTAGTGCTGGACGGCGGCCGGAAGGGCATGCGACGTCACGACAGCCGGGGCTGCCTCGTGGACCACCTGAGTAGGGGAGGTCACCACGGTGGCCGGAGTCGTGGCGTGGCTGTAGCGAACGCCTCCAAGGCCGTATCCGTAGCCGTAGGTGATGAGTTGCCTCAGCTCGGCTTCCGTGGGCACGTGGTGCAGCACAGCAGCCGAGGCGGGAACGGCGGCACCGGTGTACGTTACCGCACCTGGGAGGACATTGGTGACCGCCACGGGGGCGGGAGCCGCTTGGATGAGGGCCGCTCCGTGTAGGGCGCCCTGAACGGCGGCGTCGATATCGCCGGCGTAGCGGAGTCCTCCGACTCCGAACATGATACTTTGTCCTGCGGTGTTCACACATGTGGGCGTAGTTAGCTTAGTTAGAGGTCGAAAGCAAGTGCTTTGCGTTGGGTGCTCTTGTTGTTGCTACGGGCGCTGATTGGCCTAGCGGCAGTCGTGGCCAGCAATCGTTTCGCCCCAAGCGTCTCTTTCAGTGACGCACACGTCACTCACGTGGAATGAGTGCACATTAGCCTCTTGTAGAAACGGTGGACGGGTTTATTCGCACATCTGTGGTACTTCTGGGAGGGAAAGCTGCCTTTGATTACTCGCTGGAAAGCTGTCATTTAATTCTGTGTGTTTCATGCACTTAAAGCTACGAGCTCAAGTACCCTGTCTAATAAAGGTATGCCATGTCACGGGGCCTTAAAAGTGTCACCATTGTAATCGACGTATTTGAACATTACACCACAAGACACCCGACCGCTTCTTTTGGTATGTTTCAGCACACGCAGTGATCATCGACATTAATACTCATTGCATGCCCTTCGTCAGGTGGTCATAGTCACTTCTGCTGGCAGTTTACGTGATGCCTAGCTTAACATAACTTACCTCGTAATTGTATTACGCATAAAATGCTAATACATATTCTTCTGTCAAAATAACGCGTGTTGCACTTTCAGCATTTCAAATAAATTTCATTACTTTCTGCATGAACAAGACAATTGTTTACATGCTTGCTGGAAACGCATGTGGCCACTCACCTGGGGTCACACCAACTGCACCGGCTGGTTGGCCAACGACTGTAGTAGCAACGGCAGGGGAATGCACGACGGCTCCTGGGATCTGGTGGACAACGGCCTGTGCGGGAGTGGTCACGGTGGCCGTCCTGTACGTGGTAACGGCAGCTCCAGGTACGGAATTCACGACGGCCCCAGTAGCAACACCTGGCTGGTTAACGACAGATACTCCTGGCTGGTTGAGAATAGCAGCACCCGGAGCACCGATGGCCGTAGTTTTGTACGTTGTCACGGAACCAGTGCTCACAGGGGCGACAAGGGTACCAGTGGCCACAGCTGGGTGGTGAAGAACGTGGATGTCTGGCTGCTGCAAGGCGGTGGCGCCATAAGTGGTGATACCGGGCTGTTGAACGACGGTGGCGCTTGGGGCACTGATGGTGGCGGTTCTGTACGTGGTCACGGTGCCTGGACGCTGGACCACAGTAGCCGTAGGAGCAGAAATCGTAGCGGTCTTGTAAGTGGTGACGGCTCCTGGAACTTGCTGCACAATGGCAGATCCGGGAGTAGTGATGGTGCCAGTCCTATAAGTGGTAACTCCTGGAATCTGCTGAACAACGGCTGAGCCCGGGACGGTGTACGTCCTGACACCGGTGACGGCGACGCCAGGTTGCTGAACAACAGCGGCTCCGGGAGCAGTGACTGTAGAAGTCCTGTAGGTAGTGACGCCTGGAACTTGCTGGACAACAGCGCGGCCTGGAGTGGTAACGGTGGCAGTCCTGTAGGTTGTGATGCCTGGGACTTGCTGCACTACGGCACCTCCCGGAGCGGTCACTGTTGAGGTCCTGTACGTGGTGACTCCGGGGACTTGCTGGACGACTGCGCCTCCTGGAGAAGTCACGGTTGCGGTCCTGTATGTTGTGACGCCCGGTACTTGCTGAACAACAGCGCTGCCAGGAGCGGTCAGGGTGGCAGTCCTGTACGTTGTGATGGCTGGACCAGGAGCAGTGTGTACGACTGCGGTGCCGGGAGTGGAGACGGTGGCCGTCTTGTAAGTGGTCACAGCCGCACCTGGGACGTGGTGGACAACAGCAGCACCTGGTGTGTGCAGAAGACCGAGGCCCTCACTGTGCACGACAGCACCAGGATGGTACAGCGTGCCGTAGCGGGTGCCACCCAAGCCGTATCCGTAACCAAAGTTGACAGGCCTGGTGTGGTAATGGATTTCGGGAACCCCAATTGTACGCGTTCCATAGCCGAGGCCATAGATGTATCCCGGGGTGTGCTCAACGACAGCAGAGCCTGGCTGCGTGACGGTGGTCACGCCGTAAGCCGCAGAACCTGGACGAACACTGGTGATCGCAGAGCCTGGCTGGTAGGTAAGCGTGCCGGCACCGTAAGCCGCTCCCGGTTTAACGGTGGTGACCGCGGAGCCCGGCTGGTAGGTGACAGCGTTGATGTTGTAGGCCGTTCCGGGCCTGTATGTGGTAACCGTGGATCCCGGCTGGTAGGACACAGCTCCGTATCCATAGGCCGATCCGGGCCTGACCGTGGTGATAGCCTGTCCTGGACGGTAAGCCACGGCCCCGTAGCCGTAAGCGGCTCCCGGGTGCACCGTGGTCACGGCTTGACCTGGATGGTGGAGAAGTAGGCCTGCGGCATAATGAGCGCCGCCAATTCCATAACCAAAACCGTAACTACCACCAGGCCTGACAAGCGTGATACCGTAAGTACCTCCGACTCCGTAGGCTCCCTGGGTGGTGTACACTGATCCGGGAATGTGGCTCACGGCCACACCTCCGGGCCGCACTACTCGTTGCTGGGTGACGGCGATGCCCGGCACGTGGCTGACGACGGTGGCCGGCTGGACGACGCGCTGCTGGGTCTGCGTAACCGTGACGGCCGGCTGCTGCTCAGTCACGGTGACAGCTGGCTGCACGACACGGTGCTGAGTGACGGCGATTCCGGGCTGCGTTGTCACAGCGATAGCTGGCTGTACCACTCGCTGCTGAGTGAGCGTTATGGCTGGCTGTTGCTGAGTCACGGTCACTGCAGGCTGGACGACCCGCTGCTGGGTGAGCGTGATGGCCGGCTGCTGCTGAGTCACAGTCACGGCAGGCTGGACGACCCGCTGCTGCGTAAGCGTTACGGCCGGCTGCTGCTGAGTCACGGTCACGTCGGGCTGGATGACCCTTTGCTCGGTAACGGTGATGGCGGGCCGTTGCTGGGTCACAGTGACGGCCGGCTGCACCACGCGCTGCTGGGTGAGCGTGACAGCGGGCCGCTGCTGGGTCACAGTTATGGCGGGCTGCTCAACGCGCTGCTGAGTGACGGTCACGGCAGGCTGCGACACACTGACACCATGGGTGTCGGTAATGGGGGG from Rhipicephalus microplus isolate Deutch F79 chromosome 7, USDA_Rmic, whole genome shotgun sequence includes these protein-coding regions:
- the LOC119180198 gene encoding uncharacterized protein LOC119180198 isoform X5, giving the protein MRILVATVFLGLASYALADGLHHLDIAKVGNVGYVARGPGAIQFHQSGGVIPEGVPTVSRGHSGTTVHGPPITDTHGVSVSQPAVTVTQQRVEQPAITVTQQRPAVTLTQQRVVQPAVTVTQQRPAITVTEQRVIQPDVTVTQQQPAVTLTQQRVVQPAVTVTQQQPAITLTQQRVVQPAVTVTQQQPAITLTQQRVVQPAIAVTTQPGIAVTQHRVVQPAVTVTEQQPAVTVTQTQQRVVQPATVVSHVPGIAVTQQRVVRPGGVAVSHIPGSVYTTQGAYGVGGTYGITLVRPGGSYGFGYGIGGAHYAAGLLLHHPGQAVTTVHPGAAYGYGAVAYRPGQAITTVRPGSAYGYGAVSYQPGSTVTTYRPGTAYNINAVTYQPGSAVTTVKPGAAYGAGTLTYQPGSAITSVRPGSAAYGVTTVTQPGSAVVEHTPGYIYGLGYGTRTIGVPEIHYHTRPVNFGYGYGLGGTRYGTLYHPGAVVHSEGLGLLHTPGAAVVHHVPGAAVTTYKTATVSTPGTAVVHTAPGPAITTYRTATLTAPGSAVVQQVPGVTTYRTATVTSPGGAVVQQVPGVTTYRTSTVTAPGGAVVQQVPGITTYRTATVTTPGRAVVQQVPGVTTYRTSTVTAPGAAVVQQPGVAVTGVRTYTVPGSAVVQQIPGVTTYRTGTITTPGSAIVQQVPGAVTTYKTATISAPTATVVQRPGTVTTYRTATISAPSATVVQQPGITTYGATALQQPDIHVLHHPAVATGTLVAPVSTGSVTTYKTTAIGAPGAAILNQPGVSVVNQPGVATGAVVNSVPGAAVTTYRTATVTTPAQAVVHQIPGAVVHSPAVATTVVGQPAGAVGVTPEVPQMCE
- the LOC119180198 gene encoding uncharacterized protein LOC119180198 isoform X2, with amino-acid sequence MRILVATVFLGLASYALADGLHHLDIAKVGNVGYVARGPGAIQFHQSGGVIPEGVPTVSRGHSGTTVHGPPITDTHGVSVSQPAVTVTQQRVEQPAITVTQQRPAVTLTQQRVVQPAVTVTQQRPAITVTEQRVIQPDVTVTQQQPAVTLTQQRVVQPAVTVTQQQPAITLTQQRVVQPAVTVTQQQPAITLTQQRVVQPAIAVTTQPGIAVTQHRVVQPAVTVTEQQPAVTVTQTQQRVVQPATVVSHVPGIAVTQQRVVRPGGVAVSHIPGSVYTTQGAYGVGGLLLHHPGQAVTTVHPGAAYGYGAVAYRPGQAITTVRPGSAYGYGAVSYQPGSTVTTYRPGTAYNINAVTYQPGSAVTTVKPGAAYGAGTLTYQPGSAITSVRPGSAAYGVTTVTQPGSAVVEHTPGYIYGLGYGTRTIGVPEIHYHTRPVNFGYGYGLGGTRYGTLYHPGAVVHSEGLGLLHTPGAAVVHHVPGAAVTTYKTATVSTPGTAVVHTAPGPAITTYRTATLTAPGSAVVQQVPGVTTYRTATVTSPGGAVVQQVPGVTTYRTSTVTAPGGAVVQQVPGITTYRTATVTTPGRAVVQQVPGVTTYRTSTVTAPGAAVVQQPGVAVTGVRTYTVPGSAVVQQIPGVTTYRTGTITTPGSAIVQQVPGAVTTYKTATISAPTATVVQRPGTVTTYRTATISAPSATVVQQPGITTYGATALQQPDIHVLHHPAVATGTLVAPVSTGSVTTYKTTAIGAPGAAILNQPGVSVVNQPGVATGAVVNSVPGAAVTTYRTATVTTPAQAVVHQIPGAVVHSPAVATTVVGQPAGAVGVTPGQSIMFGVGGLRYAGDIDAAVQGALHGAALIQAAPAPVAVTNVLPGAVTYTGAAVPASAAVLHHVPTEAELRQLITYGYGYGLGGVRYSHATTPATVVTSPTQVVHEAAPAVVTSHALPAAVQHYTQRFISYGPTTTLKYTVDPSVQPLQTLKKK
- the LOC119180198 gene encoding uncharacterized protein LOC119180198 isoform X3, translating into MRILVATVFLGLASYALADGLHHLDIAKVGNVGYVARGPGAIQFHQSGGVIPEGVPTVSRGHSGTTVHGPPITDTHGVSVSQPAVTVTQQRVEQPAITVTQQRPAVTLTQQRVVQPAVTVTQQRPAITVTEQRVIQPDVTVTQQQPAVTLTQQRVVQPAVTVTQQQPAITLTQQRVVQPAVTVTQQQPAITLTQQRVVQPAIAVTTQPGIAVTQHRVVQPAVTVTEQQPAVTVTQTQQRVVQPATVVSHVPGIAVTQQRVVRPGGVAVSHIPGSVYTTQGAYGVGGQAVTTVHPGAAYGYGAVAYRPGQAITTVRPGSAYGYGAVSYQPGSTVTTYRPGTAYNINAVTYQPGSAVTTVKPGAAYGAGTLTYQPGSAITSVRPGSAAYGVTTVTQPGSAVVEHTPGYIYGLGYGTRTIGVPEIHYHTRPVNFGYGYGLGGTRYGTLYHPGAVVHSEGLGLLHTPGAAVVHHVPGAAVTTYKTATVSTPGTAVVHTAPGPAITTYRTATLTAPGSAVVQQVPGVTTYRTATVTSPGGAVVQQVPGVTTYRTSTVTAPGGAVVQQVPGITTYRTATVTTPGRAVVQQVPGVTTYRTSTVTAPGAAVVQQPGVAVTGVRTYTVPGSAVVQQIPGVTTYRTGTITTPGSAIVQQVPGAVTTYKTATISAPTATVVQRPGTVTTYRTATISAPSATVVQQPGITTYGATALQQPDIHVLHHPAVATGTLVAPVSTGSVTTYKTTAIGAPGAAILNQPGVSVVNQPGVATGAVVNSVPGAAVTTYRTATVTTPAQAVVHQIPGAVVHSPAVATTVVGQPAGAVGVTPGQSIMFGVGGLRYAGDIDAAVQGALHGAALIQAAPAPVAVTNVLPGAVTYTGAAVPASAAVLHHVPTEAELRQLITYGYGYGLGGVRYSHATTPATVVTSPTQVVHEAAPAVVTSHALPAAVQHYTQRFISYGPTTTLKYTVDPSVQPLQTLKKK
- the LOC119180198 gene encoding uncharacterized protein LOC119180198 isoform X4, whose translation is MRILVATVFLGLASYALADGLHHLDIAKVGNVGYVARGPGAIQFHQSGGVIPEGVPTVSRGHSGTTVHGPPITDTHGVSVSQPAVTVTQQRVEQPAITVTQQRPAVTLTQQRVVQPAVTVTQQRPAITVTEQRVIQPDVTVTQQQPAVTLTQQRVVQPAVTVTQQQPAITLTQQRVVQPAVTVTQQQPAITLTQQRVVQPAIAVTTQPGIAVTQHRVVQPAVTVTEQQPAVTVTQTQQRVVQPATVVSHVPGIAVTQQRVVRPGGVAVSHIPGSVYTTQGAYGVGGTYGITLVRPGGSYGFGYGIGGAHYAAGLLLHHPGQAVTTVHPGAAYGYGAVAYRPGQAITTVRPGSAYGYGAVSYQPGSTVTTYRPGTAYNINAVTYQPGSAVTTVKPGAAYGAGTLTYQPGSAITSVRPGSAAYGVTTVTQPGSAVVEHTPGYIYGLGYGTRTIGVPEIHYHTRPVNFGYGYGLGGTRYGTLYHPGAVVHSEGLGLLHTPGAAVVHHVPGAAVTTYKTATVSTPGTAVVHTAPGPAITTYRTATLTAPGSAVVQQVPGVTTYRTATVTSPGGAVVQQVPGVTTYRTSTVTAPGGAVVQQVPGITTYRTATVTTPGRAVVQQVPGVTTYRTSTVTAPGAAVVQQPGVAVTGVRTYTVPGSAVVQQIPGVTTYRTGTITTPGSAIVQQVPGAVTTYKTATISAPTATVVQRPGTVTTYRTATISAPSATVVQQPGITTYGATALQQPDIHVLHHPAVATGTLVAPVSTGSVTTYKTTAIGAPGAAILNQPGVSVVNQPGVATGAVVNSVPGAAVTTYRTATVTTPAQAVVHQIPGAVVHSPAVATTVVGQPAGAVGVTPGAVTYTGAAVPASAAVLHHVPTEAELRQLITYGYGYGLGGVRYSHATTPATVVTSPTQVVHEAAPAVVTSHALPAAVQHYTQRFISYGPTTTLKYTVDPSVQPLQTLKKK
- the LOC119180198 gene encoding uncharacterized protein LOC119180198 isoform X1 is translated as MRILVATVFLGLASYALADGLHHLDIAKVGNVGYVARGPGAIQFHQSGGVIPEGVPTVSRGHSGTTVHGPPITDTHGVSVSQPAVTVTQQRVEQPAITVTQQRPAVTLTQQRVVQPAVTVTQQRPAITVTEQRVIQPDVTVTQQQPAVTLTQQRVVQPAVTVTQQQPAITLTQQRVVQPAVTVTQQQPAITLTQQRVVQPAIAVTTQPGIAVTQHRVVQPAVTVTEQQPAVTVTQTQQRVVQPATVVSHVPGIAVTQQRVVRPGGVAVSHIPGSVYTTQGAYGVGGTYGITLVRPGGSYGFGYGIGGAHYAAGLLLHHPGQAVTTVHPGAAYGYGAVAYRPGQAITTVRPGSAYGYGAVSYQPGSTVTTYRPGTAYNINAVTYQPGSAVTTVKPGAAYGAGTLTYQPGSAITSVRPGSAAYGVTTVTQPGSAVVEHTPGYIYGLGYGTRTIGVPEIHYHTRPVNFGYGYGLGGTRYGTLYHPGAVVHSEGLGLLHTPGAAVVHHVPGAAVTTYKTATVSTPGTAVVHTAPGPAITTYRTATLTAPGSAVVQQVPGVTTYRTATVTSPGGAVVQQVPGVTTYRTSTVTAPGGAVVQQVPGITTYRTATVTTPGRAVVQQVPGVTTYRTSTVTAPGAAVVQQPGVAVTGVRTYTVPGSAVVQQIPGVTTYRTGTITTPGSAIVQQVPGAVTTYKTATISAPTATVVQRPGTVTTYRTATISAPSATVVQQPGITTYGATALQQPDIHVLHHPAVATGTLVAPVSTGSVTTYKTTAIGAPGAAILNQPGVSVVNQPGVATGAVVNSVPGAAVTTYRTATVTTPAQAVVHQIPGAVVHSPAVATTVVGQPAGAVGVTPGQSIMFGVGGLRYAGDIDAAVQGALHGAALIQAAPAPVAVTNVLPGAVTYTGAAVPASAAVLHHVPTEAELRQLITYGYGYGLGGVRYSHATTPATVVTSPTQVVHEAAPAVVTSHALPAAVQHYTQRFISYGPTTTLKYTVDPSVQPLQTLKKK